A DNA window from Candidatus Methylomirabilota bacterium contains the following coding sequences:
- a CDS encoding carboxymuconolactone decarboxylase family protein, protein IYPEWEFAARQDPEFVETYNRIYELGLGEGKHVSAKVREFVAIALLAFRGAERAGLVAHMERAIRLGATKEELFEVLETCLVPGGAPTFHRGLGALLEVKG, encoded by the coding sequence ACATCTACCCGGAGTGGGAGTTCGCGGCTCGGCAGGACCCGGAATTCGTTGAGACCTACAATCGGATCTACGAGCTGGGGCTTGGAGAGGGCAAGCACGTCTCGGCGAAAGTCCGCGAGTTCGTCGCCATCGCGCTCCTCGCCTTCCGCGGGGCGGAACGGGCCGGCCTCGTGGCGCACATGGAGCGCGCGATCCGTTTGGGCGCCACGAAAGAGGAGCTGTTCGAGGTCCTCGAAACCTGCCTGGTGCCGGGCGGCGCCCCGACCTTCCACCGCGGGCTGGGCGCCCTCTTGGAAGTGAAGGGCTGA
- a CDS encoding ABC transporter substrate-binding protein, which translates to MNRIRAIALGALLTLGPWCASLSAAAPEGQMTWAVHVSLAPSWFDPAETQGVIVPFMVLYALHDALVKPMPGQPMAPSLAESWTTSRDGLVYEFALRKGVTFHNGDPVTAEDVKFSFERYRGSSAKALHERVARVEVVDAHRARFILKAPWPDFLTFYATPATGAAWIVPKRYVERVGDDGFKRAPVGAGPYKLVSFSPGIELVLEANESYWRKVPSVKRLVFRAVPDESTRLAMLKRGEADFAYSIRGALAQELARTPGLTLKPVAGTFTEWLTFTEQWNPKSPWHDQRVRLAASLAINRKEINNAEYLGHGRLSASIIPRDFAFAWPAPAYPYDPERARRLLAEAGYPRGFDAVEVATDNTYAPVGEAVVNDLQAVGIRTRLRVLERAAYLNTDSEKGFKHMVRVGSAAAGNAATRIEAFVISGGIRSYGGYPDIDGLYREQAREMDAKKREAILHRIQQLVHEKVMFAPIVEPVLLNGFGARVAEPGLGLIVGHLYSAPYEDLRLKK; encoded by the coding sequence ATGAATCGAATCCGAGCGATCGCGCTGGGCGCGCTGTTGACCCTGGGGCCGTGGTGCGCGTCCCTGTCGGCAGCGGCGCCCGAGGGCCAGATGACGTGGGCGGTCCATGTCTCGCTTGCGCCGAGCTGGTTCGATCCGGCTGAGACGCAGGGCGTGATCGTGCCATTCATGGTCCTCTACGCGCTCCACGATGCGCTCGTGAAGCCGATGCCCGGCCAGCCGATGGCGCCGAGCCTCGCCGAATCCTGGACCACCTCGCGCGACGGCCTCGTCTACGAGTTCGCGCTCCGCAAGGGCGTCACCTTCCACAACGGCGATCCCGTCACCGCCGAGGACGTGAAGTTCTCGTTCGAGCGCTACCGCGGCAGCTCGGCCAAGGCGCTCCACGAGCGGGTGGCGCGGGTCGAGGTCGTGGACGCCCACCGCGCCCGGTTCATCCTGAAGGCGCCCTGGCCCGATTTCCTGACCTTCTACGCGACGCCCGCCACGGGCGCTGCCTGGATCGTCCCCAAGCGCTATGTCGAGCGCGTGGGCGACGACGGCTTCAAGCGCGCGCCGGTCGGTGCCGGTCCCTACAAGCTCGTGTCCTTCTCACCCGGCATCGAGCTGGTGCTGGAGGCCAACGAGAGCTACTGGCGAAAAGTCCCGTCGGTGAAGCGGCTGGTGTTCCGCGCCGTGCCGGACGAGAGCACGCGGCTCGCGATGCTCAAGCGGGGCGAGGCGGACTTCGCGTACTCCATCCGCGGCGCGCTGGCGCAGGAGCTCGCGCGCACGCCCGGGCTCACGCTCAAGCCCGTCGCGGGCACGTTCACCGAGTGGCTGACCTTCACCGAGCAATGGAACCCGAAATCTCCCTGGCACGATCAGCGCGTGCGGCTGGCGGCCAGCCTCGCCATCAACCGCAAGGAGATCAACAACGCCGAGTACCTGGGCCACGGACGGCTCAGCGCCAGCATCATCCCGCGCGACTTCGCGTTCGCCTGGCCGGCGCCCGCCTACCCCTACGATCCCGAGCGGGCGCGGCGGCTCTTGGCGGAGGCGGGCTATCCGCGCGGCTTCGACGCCGTGGAGGTGGCCACGGACAACACGTACGCTCCCGTGGGCGAGGCGGTGGTGAACGACCTCCAGGCTGTGGGGATCCGCACGCGGCTCCGCGTGTTGGAGCGCGCCGCCTACCTCAACACGGACTCTGAGAAGGGCTTCAAGCACATGGTGCGCGTGGGGAGCGCGGCCGCCGGCAACGCCGCCACGCGCATCGAGGCGTTCGTGATCTCGGGCGGCATCCGCTCTTACGGGGGCTATCCCGACATCGACGGGCTCTACCGGGAACAGGCGCGCGAGATGGACGCGAAGAAGCGCGAGGCGATCCTCCACCGGATCCAGCAGCTCGTGCACGAGAAGGTCATGTTCGCCCCCATCGTCGAGCCGGTGCTTCTGAACGGGTTCGGCGCCCGCGTGGCCGAGCCGGGCTTAGGCCTCATCGTCGGCCACCTCTACTCGGCGCCGTACGAGGACCTGCGCCTGAAGAAGTAG
- a CDS encoding thioredoxin family protein, with translation MDRTKSAVTPERFASGMTFNQYVQYVGTPENLAREAGWWLGPERKDFSGHRREWHGRVELSEAQAGAMRWLAEQPDGPAKILVISEEWSSDCRRDVPMFARIAETGRMELRIFTRDGQKFSREPRANPADSPNADIVNEFLRERDGQTYQSVPVAVFYTKEFQYLYHYSEFPAIYHKERLAAAMQARSAGDTREQRWESFIRDWRALQEGPFFPMWASATVDEILSALHERMVVGSLA, from the coding sequence GTGGATCGCACGAAAAGCGCCGTCACGCCTGAACGGTTTGCCAGCGGCATGACTTTCAACCAGTACGTTCAGTACGTCGGCACGCCCGAGAATCTCGCGCGTGAGGCGGGATGGTGGCTTGGGCCGGAGCGGAAAGACTTCAGCGGGCATCGCCGCGAGTGGCACGGGCGCGTCGAGCTCAGCGAGGCGCAGGCCGGCGCGATGCGGTGGCTCGCGGAGCAGCCGGACGGCCCCGCCAAGATCCTCGTGATCTCGGAGGAGTGGTCGTCGGACTGCCGCCGTGACGTGCCCATGTTCGCGCGCATCGCAGAGACCGGCAGGATGGAGCTGCGCATCTTCACGCGCGACGGGCAGAAGTTCAGCCGCGAACCGAGGGCGAACCCGGCCGACTCGCCGAACGCCGACATCGTGAACGAGTTCCTCCGGGAGCGAGACGGCCAGACGTACCAGTCGGTCCCCGTCGCGGTCTTCTACACGAAGGAGTTCCAGTACCTCTATCACTACAGCGAGTTTCCGGCGATCTATCACAAGGAGCGCCTGGCCGCCGCGATGCAGGCGAGAAGTGCGGGCGACACCAGAGAGCAGCGGTGGGAGAGCTTCATCCGCGACTGGAGGGCGCTCCAGGAGGGGCCGTTCTTCCCCATGTGGGCGTCCGCGACCGTTGACGAGATCCTCTCCGCGCTTCACGAGCGGATGGTGGTAGGCTCGCTCGCGTAG
- a CDS encoding aldo/keto reductase: MLMRKLGRTGLRVSALCLGGNTFGWTTDQKASEAVLDAYVEAAGNFIDTADVYSRWAPGNKGGESENALGIWMTARKNRHAVLIATKVMGPMGPGPNDTGLSRQHIMEGVEASLRRLQTDYIDLYQAHWDDRDTPLEETLRAFDDLVRQGKVRYLGASNYHAWRLTRALWESDKRGYVRYESIQPKYNLVFRDEYERELEPLCLEQGVGVIPYSSLGSGFLSGKYRPGADLPKTARAVNVQKGYMNDRGFAVLAAVDKVAGKVGATPAQVALSWLAHRPGITAPIASATSVVQLKELIGGIELKLDEEATATLDSASAWKEA, from the coding sequence ATGCTGATGCGCAAGCTGGGCCGGACAGGGCTGCGAGTATCCGCCCTTTGTCTCGGCGGCAACACGTTCGGGTGGACCACGGACCAGAAGGCGTCGGAGGCCGTGCTCGACGCCTACGTCGAGGCTGCCGGCAACTTCATCGACACGGCGGACGTCTACTCCCGCTGGGCGCCGGGCAACAAGGGCGGCGAGTCGGAGAACGCGCTCGGGATATGGATGACGGCGCGCAAGAATCGCCACGCGGTGCTCATCGCTACAAAGGTGATGGGGCCGATGGGGCCGGGGCCGAACGACACGGGCCTCTCGCGCCAGCACATCATGGAAGGGGTCGAGGCCTCGCTGCGGCGGCTGCAGACCGACTACATCGACCTCTACCAGGCGCACTGGGACGATCGCGACACGCCGCTCGAGGAGACGCTGCGCGCCTTCGACGACCTGGTGCGCCAGGGTAAGGTGCGCTATCTCGGCGCCTCGAACTACCACGCGTGGCGGCTGACGCGCGCGCTCTGGGAGAGCGACAAGCGCGGCTACGTGCGCTACGAGTCGATCCAGCCGAAGTACAATCTCGTATTCCGCGACGAGTACGAGCGCGAGCTCGAGCCGCTCTGTCTCGAGCAGGGCGTGGGCGTCATCCCGTACTCCTCGCTCGGCAGCGGGTTCCTGTCGGGCAAGTACCGCCCCGGCGCGGATCTGCCCAAGACGGCCCGCGCCGTCAACGTGCAGAAGGGCTACATGAACGACCGCGGCTTCGCCGTCCTCGCCGCGGTGGACAAGGTGGCCGGCAAGGTCGGCGCGACGCCGGCGCAGGTCGCGCTCTCCTGGCTCGCCCACCGCCCCGGCATCACCGCGCCGATCGCCAGCGCAACCTCCGTGGTCCAGCTCAAGGAGCTGATAGGCGGCATCGAGCTCAAGCTGGACGAGGAGGCGACCGCCACGCTCGACAGCGCGAGCGCCTGGAAGGAAGCCTAG
- a CDS encoding LLM class flavin-dependent oxidoreductase, whose product MAVEFGVLLPTREAVMSGRPETAPMLTMAERAEAAGFDSVWIGDSLIARPRHEPLTLLAAVAARTRRVRLGTGVLLPALRNPVVLAQIVATLDRIAEGRVILGVGIAADAPPIRKEFAAAGVPWDRRVGRYLETLEICRALWSRDGVSFSGKHFTLENITMEPKPHRPGGPPIWIGGSGPTALRDAAKYDAWFPTGPSVEFFAEHFPRVQAAARAAGRAPDAVTGAAYVTLALDANTAAAEQRLHGFLEGYYGSPARVIMARQATYAGPIEACVEWLQRWINAGARHISLRFAGGDQLAQVDEAASRLLPKLKRG is encoded by the coding sequence ATGGCGGTCGAGTTCGGCGTGCTGCTTCCCACCCGCGAGGCTGTCATGTCCGGCCGCCCGGAGACGGCTCCGATGCTGACCATGGCGGAGCGCGCTGAGGCCGCGGGCTTCGATTCCGTGTGGATCGGCGATTCGCTGATTGCCAGGCCGCGCCACGAGCCGCTCACCCTGCTGGCCGCCGTCGCCGCGCGCACGCGGCGGGTGCGCCTCGGCACGGGCGTGCTCCTGCCGGCGCTGCGGAACCCCGTCGTACTCGCCCAGATCGTGGCGACGCTCGACCGCATCGCCGAAGGGCGCGTCATCTTAGGAGTCGGCATCGCCGCCGACGCGCCGCCCATCCGCAAGGAGTTCGCGGCCGCCGGCGTGCCGTGGGACCGCCGGGTCGGACGGTACCTCGAGACGCTTGAAATCTGTCGCGCGCTGTGGAGCCGCGACGGCGTCAGCTTCAGTGGCAAGCACTTCACGCTGGAGAACATCACGATGGAGCCGAAGCCGCATCGCCCGGGCGGGCCGCCCATCTGGATCGGCGGCAGCGGCCCCACCGCGCTTCGCGACGCCGCGAAGTACGATGCGTGGTTCCCCACCGGCCCCAGCGTGGAATTCTTCGCCGAGCACTTCCCCCGCGTGCAGGCGGCCGCCCGCGCGGCGGGCCGAGCGCCCGACGCCGTGACCGGCGCGGCGTACGTCACGCTGGCCCTCGATGCGAACACGGCCGCCGCCGAGCAGCGACTGCACGGCTTCCTCGAGGGGTACTACGGGTCGCCGGCGCGCGTGATCATGGCCCGCCAGGCGACCTACGCCGGTCCGATCGAAGCCTGCGTCGAGTGGCTCCAGCGCTGGATCAACGCGGGCGCGCGCCACATCTCCCTGCGCTTCGCCGGCGGCGACCAGTTGGCCCAGGTGGACGAGGCAGCGTCGCGGCTCCTGCCGAAGCTCAAGCGCGGCTGA
- a CDS encoding 5'-methylthioadenosine/S-adenosylhomocysteine nucleosidase, whose protein sequence is MLFTVGGHGKTQLAVRTQHLIDQRAEFQVVICAGAAGSLDGDVALGDVVVGMSTIEHDYKLRFVRQPLPSYPADAHLLAQFRVAASQIGREFRVLFGAIASGDEDIVDPARARELREATGALCVAWEGAGAARAASFSGLQFLEVRAITDGADHTAAAHFQTNLERSMPNLAQILLTWSLARGQDSPTTGM, encoded by the coding sequence TTGCTGTTCACGGTGGGTGGACACGGAAAGACCCAGCTCGCGGTGCGGACTCAACACCTGATCGACCAGAGGGCGGAGTTTCAGGTTGTGATCTGCGCGGGAGCGGCTGGCAGCCTTGACGGCGACGTGGCGCTTGGTGACGTCGTTGTCGGCATGTCGACGATCGAGCACGACTACAAGCTTCGGTTCGTGCGCCAGCCGCTCCCGTCCTATCCAGCTGATGCGCATCTCCTGGCCCAGTTCCGCGTCGCTGCCAGCCAGATCGGGCGGGAGTTCCGAGTGCTTTTCGGCGCAATCGCGAGCGGTGATGAGGACATCGTCGACCCGGCCAGAGCCCGTGAACTTCGAGAGGCGACTGGGGCTCTATGCGTCGCGTGGGAAGGTGCGGGTGCAGCACGCGCGGCAAGCTTCAGCGGACTTCAGTTCTTGGAGGTGCGCGCAATCACGGATGGCGCCGACCACACAGCAGCGGCCCACTTCCAGACGAATCTTGAGCGCTCGATGCCGAATCTCGCCCAGATCTTACTGACGTGGTCCCTTGCTCGCGGGCAAGATAGCCCAACAACTGGAATGTGA